The following are encoded together in the Odocoileus virginianus isolate 20LAN1187 ecotype Illinois chromosome 28, Ovbor_1.2, whole genome shotgun sequence genome:
- the EML3 gene encoding echinoderm microtubule-associated protein-like 3 isoform X2, with product MTVLSPPLLSWCSLAVSLPSLESCCSSGLGPCRPSSSTAPPSVVPTFLGRTPYFSPGEGPAQEALQSLSRRLQVQEKEMELVKAALAEALRLLRLQAPPTSLQDPGTLGPPRGSPAAPPGLPPTCSPSLVSRGTQTEAEVEVEPSPGPPGLSNGPPAPPGGSEEPSGTQSEGGGSSSSGTGSPGPPGILRLAQPPQRTDTPRRNSSSSSPSERPRQKLSRKAASSANLLLRSGSTESRGGKDPLSSPGGPGSRRSNYNLEGISVKMFLRGRPITMYIPSGIRSLEELPSGPPPETLSLDWVYGYRGRDSRSNLFVLRSGEVVYFIACVVVLYRPGGGPGGPGGGGQRHYRGHTDCVRCLAVHPDGVRVASGQTAGVDKDGKPLQPVVHVWDSETLLKLQEIGLGAFERGVGALAFSVADQGAFLCVVDDSNEHMLSVWDCSRGTKLAEIKSTNDSVLAVGFNPRDSSSIVTSGKSHVHFWNWNGGTGIPGNGTLTRKQGVFGKYKKPKFIPCFVFLPDGDILTGDSEGNILTWGRSLSDSRTPGRGGAKETYGIVAQAHAHEGSIFALCLRRDGTVLSGGGRDRRLAQWGPGLVALQEAEIPEHFGAVRAIAEGPGSELLVGTTKNALLRGDLAQGFSPVIQGHTDELWGLCTHPFQNRFLTCGHDRQLCLWDGEGHALAWSIDLKETGLCADFHPSGAVVAVGLNTGRWLVLDTETREIVSDITDGNEQLSVVRYSPDGLYLAIGSHDNMIYIYSVSSDGAKSSRFGRCVGHSSFITHLDWSKDGNFIMSNSGDYEILYWDVAGGCKLLRNRYESRDREWATYTCVLGFHVYGVWPDGSDGTDINSLCRSHNERIVAVADDFCKVHLFQYPCARAKAPSLVYGGHGSHVTSVRFTHDDSHLISLGGKDASIFQWRVLGAGGTGPVPTTPSRTPSLSPASSLDV from the exons ATGACTGTCCTGAGTCCCCCGCTTCTCTCCTGGTGCTCCCTCGCAGTTTCGCTGCCTTCCCTGGAGTCCTGCTGTTCCTCTGGGCTTGGGCCCTGTCGTCCCTCATCCAGCACTGCGCCTCCGTCTGTGGTTCCCACGTTCCTCGGCAGAACTCCATATTTCTCCCCTG GTGAGGGCCCGGCTCAGGAGGCCCTGCAGTCCTTGAGCCGGCGGCTTCAggtgcaggagaaggagatggagcTGGTGAAGGCAGCCTTGGCAGAAGCTCTTCGCCTGCTGCGGCTGCAGGCGCCCCCCACCTCCTTGCAGGACCCTGGCACCCTGGGCCCTCCGAGGGGCAG CCCCGCAGCCCCCCCAGGACTGCCACCCACATGCAGCCCCTCCTTGGTGAGTCGAGGCACCCAGACGGAAGCAGAGGTGGAGGTGGAACCATCCCCTGGCCCCCCCGGGCTGAGCAACGGGCCCCCAGCTCCTCCGGGGGGCAGTGAAGAACCTAGTGGGACCCAGTCTGAAGGagggggcagcagcagcagtggcacgGGCTCCCCTGGCCCCCCGGGGATCCTCAGGCTGGCTCAGCCCCCGCAGCGCACTGACAC GCCCCGGAGAAATTCTTCCTCCTCATCCCCCTCAGAACGGCCTCGCCAGAAACTCTCCCGGAAGGCAGCTTCCTCGGCCAACCTGTTATTGCGGTCAGGGAGCACAGAGAG CCGTGGGGGAAAAGACCCCCTCTCCAGCCCAGGGGGTCCTGGCTCTCGGAGGAGCAATTACAATTTAG AAGGCATCTCAGTGAAGATGTTCCTCCGAGGCCGCCCCATTACCATGTACATCCCGTCTGGCATCCGCAGCCTGGAGGAGCTGCCCAGCGGCCCACCCCCGGAGACCCTCAGCCTTGACTGGGT GTATGGGTACCGGGGTCGTGACTCGCGCTCTAATCTGTTCGTGCTGCGCTCTGGGGAAGTGGTCTACTTTATCGCCTGTGTGGTGGTGCTGTACCGGCCCGGGGGAGGCCCCGGGGGCCCTGGAGGTGGCGGCCAGAGACATTACCGGGGGCACACGGACTGCGTTCGATG CCTGGCTGTTCACCCTGATGGTGTGCGTGTAGCCTCAGGACAGACAGCCGGCGTGGATAAAGATGGGAAG ccCCTGCAGCCTGTGGTTCACGTCTGGGACTCCGAGACGCTGCTGAAGCTGCAGGAGATTGGACTGGGGGCCTTCGAGCGGGGTGTGGGGGCCCTGGCCTTTTCAGTTGCG GATCAGGGCGCTTTCCTCTGTGTGGTGGATGATTCCAACGAGCACATGCTGTCGGTGTGGGACTGCAGCCGGGGCACGAAGCTGGCTGAGATCAAG AGTACAAATGACTCAGTCCTCGCCGTTGGCTTCAACCCTCGTGACAGCAGCAGCATCGTCACCAGTGGGAAATCCCACGTCCACTTCTGGAACTGGAATGGTGGAACAGGGATTCCTGGGAACGGGACCCTCACCAGGAAACAGGGTGTCTTTGGG AAATACAAGAAGCCCAAGTTTATCCCCTGCTTCGTGTTCCTCCCGGATGGAGACATTCTCACTGGGGACTCAGAGGGGAACATCCTCACCTGGGGGCGGAGCCTCTCGGATTCCAGGACCCCAGGCAGGGGCGGGGCCAAAG AGACCTATGGGATTGTGGCCCAGGCCCACGCTCATGAAGGTTCCATCTTCGCCCTGTGTCTCCGGCGGGACGGGACCGTGCTGAGTGGTGGTGGGCGGGACCGCCGGCTGGCCCAGTGGGGGCCCGGGTTGGTGGCCCTTCAGGAGGCGGAG ATTCCTGAGCACTTCGGGGCCGTGCGGGCCATTGCAGAGGGGCCTGGCTCTGAGCTGCTGGTGGGCACCACGAAGAACGCGTTGCTGCGGGGAGATCTGGCCCAGGGCTTCTCCCCTGTAATCCAG GGTCACACGGATGAGCTCTGGGGGCTCTGCACACATCCCTTCCAGAACCGTTTCCTCACCTGTGGCCATGACCGGCAGCTCTGcctctgggatggggagggccaTGCGCTGGCCTGGAGCATTGACCTCAAG gaGACTGGTCTCTGTGCTGACTTCCACCCCAGTGGGGCAGTTGTGGCCGTAGGACTGAAcacagggag GTGGCTGGTTTTGGACACAGAGACCAGAGAGATCGTGTCTGACATCACCGATGGCAATGAGCAGCTCTCAGTGGTTCGGTACAGCCCAG ATGGGTTGTACCTGGCCATCGGTTCCCATGACAACATGATCTACATCTATAGCGTTTCCAGTGATGGTGCCAAGTCCAGCCGTTTTGGCCGCTGTGTG GGTCACTCCAGTTTCATCACTCACCTTGACTGGTCCAAGGATGGGAACTTCATCATGTCCAATTCTGGGGACTATGAGATCCTTTACT GGGACGTGGCTGGAGGCTGTAAGCTGCTGAGGAATCGCTATGAGAGCCGAGACCGGGAGTGGGCCACCTACACCTGCGTGCTGGGCTTCCATGTCTACG GCGTGTGGCCAGATGGCTCGGATGGAACCGACATCAACTCCCTGTGCCGCTCCCACAACGAGCGCATCGTAGCCGTTGCCGATGACTTCTGCAAAGTGCACCTCTTCCAGTACCCGTGCGCGCGCGCCAAG GCGCCGAGCCTTGTGTACGGTGGTCACGGCAGCCACGTGACCAGCGTCCGGTTCACGCACGACGACTCGCACCTCATCTCGCTGGGCGGCAAGGACGCCAGCATCTTCCAGTGGCGAGTGTTGGGCGCTGGGGGCACGGGGCCGGTGCCCACCACGCCCTCTCGAaccccctccctgtcccctgccTCCTCTCTTGACGTCTGA
- the EML3 gene encoding echinoderm microtubule-associated protein-like 3 isoform X1 — MTVLSPPLLSWCSLAVSLPSLESCCSSGLGPCRPSSSTAPPSVVPTFLGRTPYFSPGEGPAQEALQSLSRRLQVQEKEMELVKAALAEALRLLRLQAPPTSLQDPGTLGPPRGSSPAAPPGLPPTCSPSLVSRGTQTEAEVEVEPSPGPPGLSNGPPAPPGGSEEPSGTQSEGGGSSSSGTGSPGPPGILRLAQPPQRTDTPRRNSSSSSPSERPRQKLSRKAASSANLLLRSGSTESRGGKDPLSSPGGPGSRRSNYNLEGISVKMFLRGRPITMYIPSGIRSLEELPSGPPPETLSLDWVYGYRGRDSRSNLFVLRSGEVVYFIACVVVLYRPGGGPGGPGGGGQRHYRGHTDCVRCLAVHPDGVRVASGQTAGVDKDGKPLQPVVHVWDSETLLKLQEIGLGAFERGVGALAFSVADQGAFLCVVDDSNEHMLSVWDCSRGTKLAEIKSTNDSVLAVGFNPRDSSSIVTSGKSHVHFWNWNGGTGIPGNGTLTRKQGVFGKYKKPKFIPCFVFLPDGDILTGDSEGNILTWGRSLSDSRTPGRGGAKETYGIVAQAHAHEGSIFALCLRRDGTVLSGGGRDRRLAQWGPGLVALQEAEIPEHFGAVRAIAEGPGSELLVGTTKNALLRGDLAQGFSPVIQGHTDELWGLCTHPFQNRFLTCGHDRQLCLWDGEGHALAWSIDLKETGLCADFHPSGAVVAVGLNTGRWLVLDTETREIVSDITDGNEQLSVVRYSPDGLYLAIGSHDNMIYIYSVSSDGAKSSRFGRCVGHSSFITHLDWSKDGNFIMSNSGDYEILYWDVAGGCKLLRNRYESRDREWATYTCVLGFHVYGVWPDGSDGTDINSLCRSHNERIVAVADDFCKVHLFQYPCARAKAPSLVYGGHGSHVTSVRFTHDDSHLISLGGKDASIFQWRVLGAGGTGPVPTTPSRTPSLSPASSLDV; from the exons ATGACTGTCCTGAGTCCCCCGCTTCTCTCCTGGTGCTCCCTCGCAGTTTCGCTGCCTTCCCTGGAGTCCTGCTGTTCCTCTGGGCTTGGGCCCTGTCGTCCCTCATCCAGCACTGCGCCTCCGTCTGTGGTTCCCACGTTCCTCGGCAGAACTCCATATTTCTCCCCTG GTGAGGGCCCGGCTCAGGAGGCCCTGCAGTCCTTGAGCCGGCGGCTTCAggtgcaggagaaggagatggagcTGGTGAAGGCAGCCTTGGCAGAAGCTCTTCGCCTGCTGCGGCTGCAGGCGCCCCCCACCTCCTTGCAGGACCCTGGCACCCTGGGCCCTCCGAGGGGCAG CAGCCCCGCAGCCCCCCCAGGACTGCCACCCACATGCAGCCCCTCCTTGGTGAGTCGAGGCACCCAGACGGAAGCAGAGGTGGAGGTGGAACCATCCCCTGGCCCCCCCGGGCTGAGCAACGGGCCCCCAGCTCCTCCGGGGGGCAGTGAAGAACCTAGTGGGACCCAGTCTGAAGGagggggcagcagcagcagtggcacgGGCTCCCCTGGCCCCCCGGGGATCCTCAGGCTGGCTCAGCCCCCGCAGCGCACTGACAC GCCCCGGAGAAATTCTTCCTCCTCATCCCCCTCAGAACGGCCTCGCCAGAAACTCTCCCGGAAGGCAGCTTCCTCGGCCAACCTGTTATTGCGGTCAGGGAGCACAGAGAG CCGTGGGGGAAAAGACCCCCTCTCCAGCCCAGGGGGTCCTGGCTCTCGGAGGAGCAATTACAATTTAG AAGGCATCTCAGTGAAGATGTTCCTCCGAGGCCGCCCCATTACCATGTACATCCCGTCTGGCATCCGCAGCCTGGAGGAGCTGCCCAGCGGCCCACCCCCGGAGACCCTCAGCCTTGACTGGGT GTATGGGTACCGGGGTCGTGACTCGCGCTCTAATCTGTTCGTGCTGCGCTCTGGGGAAGTGGTCTACTTTATCGCCTGTGTGGTGGTGCTGTACCGGCCCGGGGGAGGCCCCGGGGGCCCTGGAGGTGGCGGCCAGAGACATTACCGGGGGCACACGGACTGCGTTCGATG CCTGGCTGTTCACCCTGATGGTGTGCGTGTAGCCTCAGGACAGACAGCCGGCGTGGATAAAGATGGGAAG ccCCTGCAGCCTGTGGTTCACGTCTGGGACTCCGAGACGCTGCTGAAGCTGCAGGAGATTGGACTGGGGGCCTTCGAGCGGGGTGTGGGGGCCCTGGCCTTTTCAGTTGCG GATCAGGGCGCTTTCCTCTGTGTGGTGGATGATTCCAACGAGCACATGCTGTCGGTGTGGGACTGCAGCCGGGGCACGAAGCTGGCTGAGATCAAG AGTACAAATGACTCAGTCCTCGCCGTTGGCTTCAACCCTCGTGACAGCAGCAGCATCGTCACCAGTGGGAAATCCCACGTCCACTTCTGGAACTGGAATGGTGGAACAGGGATTCCTGGGAACGGGACCCTCACCAGGAAACAGGGTGTCTTTGGG AAATACAAGAAGCCCAAGTTTATCCCCTGCTTCGTGTTCCTCCCGGATGGAGACATTCTCACTGGGGACTCAGAGGGGAACATCCTCACCTGGGGGCGGAGCCTCTCGGATTCCAGGACCCCAGGCAGGGGCGGGGCCAAAG AGACCTATGGGATTGTGGCCCAGGCCCACGCTCATGAAGGTTCCATCTTCGCCCTGTGTCTCCGGCGGGACGGGACCGTGCTGAGTGGTGGTGGGCGGGACCGCCGGCTGGCCCAGTGGGGGCCCGGGTTGGTGGCCCTTCAGGAGGCGGAG ATTCCTGAGCACTTCGGGGCCGTGCGGGCCATTGCAGAGGGGCCTGGCTCTGAGCTGCTGGTGGGCACCACGAAGAACGCGTTGCTGCGGGGAGATCTGGCCCAGGGCTTCTCCCCTGTAATCCAG GGTCACACGGATGAGCTCTGGGGGCTCTGCACACATCCCTTCCAGAACCGTTTCCTCACCTGTGGCCATGACCGGCAGCTCTGcctctgggatggggagggccaTGCGCTGGCCTGGAGCATTGACCTCAAG gaGACTGGTCTCTGTGCTGACTTCCACCCCAGTGGGGCAGTTGTGGCCGTAGGACTGAAcacagggag GTGGCTGGTTTTGGACACAGAGACCAGAGAGATCGTGTCTGACATCACCGATGGCAATGAGCAGCTCTCAGTGGTTCGGTACAGCCCAG ATGGGTTGTACCTGGCCATCGGTTCCCATGACAACATGATCTACATCTATAGCGTTTCCAGTGATGGTGCCAAGTCCAGCCGTTTTGGCCGCTGTGTG GGTCACTCCAGTTTCATCACTCACCTTGACTGGTCCAAGGATGGGAACTTCATCATGTCCAATTCTGGGGACTATGAGATCCTTTACT GGGACGTGGCTGGAGGCTGTAAGCTGCTGAGGAATCGCTATGAGAGCCGAGACCGGGAGTGGGCCACCTACACCTGCGTGCTGGGCTTCCATGTCTACG GCGTGTGGCCAGATGGCTCGGATGGAACCGACATCAACTCCCTGTGCCGCTCCCACAACGAGCGCATCGTAGCCGTTGCCGATGACTTCTGCAAAGTGCACCTCTTCCAGTACCCGTGCGCGCGCGCCAAG GCGCCGAGCCTTGTGTACGGTGGTCACGGCAGCCACGTGACCAGCGTCCGGTTCACGCACGACGACTCGCACCTCATCTCGCTGGGCGGCAAGGACGCCAGCATCTTCCAGTGGCGAGTGTTGGGCGCTGGGGGCACGGGGCCGGTGCCCACCACGCCCTCTCGAaccccctccctgtcccctgccTCCTCTCTTGACGTCTGA